The Oryctolagus cuniculus chromosome 5, mOryCun1.1, whole genome shotgun sequence genome includes a region encoding these proteins:
- the DEFB113 gene encoding beta-defensin 113: protein MKILCIFMVFVFTVSCGPADPQKKIREALVRKRECYLVRGSCKTKCNTWEYVYNHCDTEPCCVVREYIRPQEVTTISTTTHKNANSHSNI, encoded by the exons ATGAAGATACTTTGCATTTTTATGGTCTTTGTCTTCACTGTGTCTTGTGGTCCTGCag AtccacagaaaaaaataagagaagctCTAGTGAGAAAACGAGAATGTTACCTTGTTCGTGGTTCTTGCAAGACTAAATGCAACACCTGGGAATACGTTTATAATCACTGTGATACTGAGCCCTGCTGTGTGGTACGGGAGTACATAAGACCACAGGAAGTCACTACGATCAGTACAACAActcataaaaatgcaaattctcattCAAATATTTAA